The Polyangium aurulentum genomic interval TCTCGGGGAGGTAATACCGCGGATGGTCGTGGACGAGGAAGATGTCCATGGCCATGTCGAAGTCTTTCATGTCGCCGGGATCGACCCCGTCGGCGCGCTCGTACAGCAACGAATCGAACGTCGAATCGGTGATCCCGTGGGCCGCGAGCCCCATCAGGAACGCGACGTGGGCCGCGGATTCGGGGTTTTCGAAGGGCTTCTCGTAGCGCGCGCGGATGACCTCGACGTACCCCTGCACGTATTGCTCCCAGTGCGGGATCTCGCCTTGATCGTGATCGTCGGCCGTGTATCCGGAGTCGGGGAAGAAGGCGCCGTTGGAGAGGTCGTTTCGGTGGGCGTCGAAGAGGGCGCGGAGCCTCGGGTCCGTGACCTGCTCGGCGGCGCACTGAGCCATGTAGATATGACCCTGCATGCCCGTCGCCGAGGCGGTCGGCGTGACCCCGATGGCCGCGAGGAGAAAGGCCAGCGCGGCGATGGGTCTCTTTTTCGAGGAAACGTGTGGCGTGTGCATCATCACCTCCAGGCGGAGGAGGATACCGGAATCGAAAGGCGGGGAGAGGCGCTCGAGGAAAGCGCGCCCTTCAAATCGGCTCGCGCGGGACGAGGCCGTGCATCAGCAGCTCGAGCACCCGCGCCACCCGTCGCTCTCGCGAGCGGCCCGGCGCGTCTCCCGTGACCACGGCCGAGATCATGGCGAGCACGTCGATCACGTCGTCGACGGTGAGGTCGTCGCGCACCAGCCCCGCCGCGCGCGCGCGCTGAAGCGGCACCGTGAGCAGCCGCGTCACCCGGCGCACCAGGGTCAGGACGTCGGGCCCGCCCGGTCCGCGCAGCAGGGCGGGCACCAGCGCGTGGGCCTCGGTGTGCTGCTCGACGATGGCCGACAAGAGCGTGGTGAAGGCGTCGGGCCGGTCGCTGTGCTCGCGGGCGAGCGCCTCGAGCGCGGCGAGGTTGTGCTCGATGATCGCGGCGCCGAGCGCGTACCGGTCCGGGAAGTTTCTGTAGAGCGTCGCCCGCCCGACGCCCGCGTGGCGCGCGATCGCGTCGAACGGCGCGTCGAAGCCGGCCGACGCGTACACCTCGCGCGCGGCGGCGACGATCCGCGCGCGGTTCTCCTCGGCGTCGCGCCGGCGCACCGGCTTCTTTTCCGACGGGCTTGCCACCGCGCGACTCTACCCCGGAGCATAAGTGGACACTACTGTCCGTTTTAGGTATGCTCGACCCACGAGCGCCGCGACGTCGGGCTGCTCGTCGCCGAAGGAGTGCTCCATGGACACCGACACGCTCCCGACCCTGCCCCCGAACGCCTCGTTCCTCACCCGCCTCCGCCTGAGCATCCACTCTCTCAACGTCCTGGCGGGGGACCCGGCGAACACGCACTACGGCCCGCTGTTGAACGCGTGCCTCGACGGCGAGACGTACGCGAAGATGGCTCGCATGTGGCGCGAGAGCCCCGAGGGCCGCCGGCTGCTCGACGAGCGCCCGTCGCTGCAAGGCCGCGAGCTCGACCTCGACGCCCTCGAGCGCCTGCCGGACGGCACGCTCGGCCGCGAGCTCATGCGCTACTTCCGCACCAACGGCATCGAGCCGTTCGTCACCGCGTTCCCCATCGAGACCGACGTCGATTACCTCAGCAAGCGCTACCGCGAGACGCACGACCTGTTTCACGTGCTCACGGGCTACGGCACCGACGAGCGCGGCGAGATGGAGCTGCAGGCGTTCGTGCTCGGCAACCTCGGCGTCCGCCAGGCGGTGCTGATCCTGGCGTACTCGGTCCCGCGACAGCTCGAGCAGCGCGGGCTCCAGGACCTCGTGCCGTACCTCCGCAAGCTGCGCGCGGCGTACCAGCGCGGCCGTCACTCGCGCGAGCTGCTCAGCGTGAAGTACGAGACGCTGTGGGAGCAGCCGGTGTCGGCGCTGAGCGCGCTCTTGTGCGCCCCCGCGTGACGGAATCGAAGAGGACGCCATGAGCAACTTCCATCCCGACCTCGCCCTCGTCGCGCGCCTCATTCCCCGCGTGACGGCCGGCCCTCGGCTCTTGAAGCTCGTTCGCCTGCTCGCGCGAGACACAGGCGCGCCGCG includes:
- a CDS encoding TetR/AcrR family transcriptional regulator; protein product: MASPSEKKPVRRRDAEENRARIVAAAREVYASAGFDAPFDAIARHAGVGRATLYRNFPDRYALGAAIIEHNLAALEALAREHSDRPDAFTTLLSAIVEQHTEAHALVPALLRGPGGPDVLTLVRRVTRLLTVPLQRARAAGLVRDDLTVDDVIDVLAMISAVVTGDAPGRSRERRVARVLELLMHGLVPREPI
- a CDS encoding Coq4 family protein, which produces MDTDTLPTLPPNASFLTRLRLSIHSLNVLAGDPANTHYGPLLNACLDGETYAKMARMWRESPEGRRLLDERPSLQGRELDLDALERLPDGTLGRELMRYFRTNGIEPFVTAFPIETDVDYLSKRYRETHDLFHVLTGYGTDERGEMELQAFVLGNLGVRQAVLILAYSVPRQLEQRGLQDLVPYLRKLRAAYQRGRHSRELLSVKYETLWEQPVSALSALLCAPA